CTGATCTTCAACCGCATCGCACCCCTCCGCAGCAGCTACCCAGCCTGAGCAGGCAATGGACTTCCTGAATCAGGTTTTCTCCGAGAATCAGGTCTTTGCCTGGGAGACCCGGATAGCCGACTGGTTTTTCTATGCGTCGATCCTGTTCCTGCTGTTCGAACTCGTTCGCCTGCTGGTAAGGAAGTCGCTGAACTGGCAGGTGATCGGCGACACCGTCACCAACTTCGTTACCTTCTTTGCGTTTTTTATTTCCAATATCTTGGTGCTCGGCATTTTCTACGTCGGCGCCTACTACCTGATCTACGAGTATCTGAGCATTGCCCGAATACCGATCACTCCCTGGTCGATCGCGCTGTGCGTGGTGGCGGCCGATTTCGCGTATTACTGGGAACATCGATTCACGCACCGCGTTGGATTCGGCTGGGCTACGCACACCGTGCACCACAGTTCGCCCTACTTCAATATTTCCGTGGCCTATCGCTTCGGTCCGATCGATGGAATCATCCCCTTGTTCTTTCATGCTCCGCTGGCGCTGATTGGATTCCATCCACTTCTCATCGTGTTCTCCGAAACGATGGTTCAGATCTACCAGACCGCGCTGCACACGGAAGTGATCGGCAAATTGCCGAAACCCGTGGAAGCGGTGATGAACACACCCTCGCACCACCGCGTCCATCACGGCAGCAACCCGCAGTACCACGACAAGAACTACGCCGGGATGTTCATCGTCTGGGACCGGCTGTTCGGCACGTTCGAGGAAGAACGCGAAAAGGTGGTCTATGGAATCACGAAACCCCTCAACTCAGTCAATCCGATCACCGTGTTCTTCCACGGCTTTGCGCGCCTTTTCCGGCAGATCGCCGGCGCCAGGGACATACGCAGCGCATTCGGTTTCCTGTTGCGCCCGCCCGGCTGGACCCCCGACCCCAGGGCGTAACGCCTAACGGACAGCACCGGCTTAAGCCCTTTCTTTGCCCCCCTCCTCGTGGGAGCGTTGGAGTATCCATGTTGTCAAGCATGGGTATTCAGG
This portion of the Gammaproteobacteria bacterium genome encodes:
- a CDS encoding sterol desaturase family protein, coding for MDFLNQVFSENQVFAWETRIADWFFYASILFLLFELVRLLVRKSLNWQVIGDTVTNFVTFFAFFISNILVLGIFYVGAYYLIYEYLSIARIPITPWSIALCVVAADFAYYWEHRFTHRVGFGWATHTVHHSSPYFNISVAYRFGPIDGIIPLFFHAPLALIGFHPLLIVFSETMVQIYQTALHTEVIGKLPKPVEAVMNTPSHHRVHHGSNPQYHDKNYAGMFIVWDRLFGTFEEEREKVVYGITKPLNSVNPITVFFHGFARLFRQIAGARDIRSAFGFLLRPPGWTPDPRA